A region from the Methylocystis iwaonis genome encodes:
- a CDS encoding very short patch repair endonuclease: MNAKESPAQRSAIMRAVKSRDTTPELKVRALLRGFAPGYRLHRKDVPGNPDIAYVGRKQVIFVHGCFWHGHDCARGARMPKANADYWRAKIARNVARDAAHQARLTAQGWRALIVWECELKDKAALEQKLRAFLFGAET, encoded by the coding sequence ATGAATGCAAAAGAATCCCCCGCCCAACGCTCCGCCATCATGCGCGCGGTCAAATCGCGCGACACAACTCCCGAGCTGAAAGTCCGCGCCTTGCTGCGAGGCTTCGCGCCGGGCTACCGCCTGCATCGCAAGGACGTCCCCGGCAATCCCGACATTGCTTATGTCGGCCGCAAGCAGGTGATCTTCGTTCATGGCTGTTTCTGGCACGGGCATGATTGCGCGCGCGGCGCCCGTATGCCGAAGGCCAACGCCGATTATTGGCGCGCGAAAATCGCGCGCAATGTCGCGCGCGACGCTGCGCATCAGGCGCGTCTGACGGCGCAGGGCTGGCGGGCGCTCATTGTGTGGGAATGCGAGCTCAAGGACAAAGCCGCGTTGGAGCAAAAGCTGCGGGCTTTTCTCTTCGGCGCCGAGACATGA